The Pithys albifrons albifrons isolate INPA30051 chromosome 6, PitAlb_v1, whole genome shotgun sequence region CTGAATGGAATATTCTTTGCACCTCATCTCATTGCTGGTGCTGAATGGAATATTCTTGGATTATCAACAAGGAATTTCAAAAACTCAATTATGACTGAAGTGGAACAAGCAGTGACTTATTACTGAGCAATGAATTGATGAGTAACAGGACTCATCAATGACGCCTCAATGTTCTCCTACAGAAGGGAACATGCATGTTGTACTATGGAAAAgtggcaaaaataaaataaaatcaaataaaaatttattctttttcctgctcAAAGGCTGCTGCACACCTCTGCCAAGGCTCTGGGTTGTGGGATATGAAATtatggggaaggggaagggattAATCCAGGTAGGAAAGGGAAGGTGATGTTGTCacaggtgctgctgagcaggaggtGGAGAAAAATTTGTGGCAGAGAAAGTTTGTACATATGGGAAAGGAGGTTCCTTTCCTGAAAAAGCTTAAGGTGCTGAGTGATGGGAgtgagcacagggtgggctccaagggctggcagggctttgccaacctcaggaattctgggattctctgagaAGGAGAAACGGGTATGAACTGAGAGCGAGGAAATTTAGGATATTTGGAAGGAATTAACTcggttaaaacttggttgtaataatgccaaggttcaATCctctgtgtgggccattgactgaagagttggattcgatgatccttgtgggtccctccaacCGAGgacagtctgggattctgtgagttcttgcctgtgagggtgggcaggccctggcacaggttgggcagagaagctgtggctgtcccatccttgggagtgtcccaggccaggttggagcaacctgggctagtgggaggtgtccctgctcatggcagggggtggaacgagATGAGTTTTAAACCCCTTTCCATGCCGAACGATTCCATGTCTATGGAATTCCGGGATCCCTCGATCCCTCCCGCGCACGCGCGGGGCCCTCAGGACGGGTGGGGGCGTGGCCAGCCGTGACGTCACAGGAAGGCGGAAGGCCGGTGGGGCCAAGATGGCGCCGGGGCGGGCGTGGGTCCCGCTGAGGGCCCCGCTGTGGGCGCcgctctgggctctgctgctcctgcccttgaCGGCCGCCGCCCTGGGCAAACCCAGCCCCGTGAAGGTGCTGTCGGACGAGATGTGGCGGGACCTGCTGGAGGGCGAGTGGATGGTGGAGTTGTGAGTGGGGAGCTCTGGCGAGGGGAGGTGCGGGGCGCGTGTGGGGCACTGTGCGGTGACCCGGGTGTGCTGCCCCCACAGCTACGCGCCCTGGTGTCCCGCCTGCCAGAACCTGCAGCCCGAGTGGGAGAAGTTCGCCGAGTGGGGAGAGGACCTGGGGGTGAACGTGGCCAAGGTGGATGTGACGGAGCAGCCGGGTGAGAGGGGCTGAGGGGCCGGGGGGGATCGGCTCAAACagtgggaatcacagaatcatagaatggattgggttggaaaagccctgcgagatcatcaagttcaacccttggtccaactccagtccctttaccagatcatggcactcagtgccacggccaagctcagctgaaaaacctccagggatggggaatccaccccctctctgggcagcccattccaatccctgagcactctctctgcaaagaagttttttctggtctccaacttcaatttcccctggcagagcttgagcccatcgtgcccccttgtcctattgctgagtgcctgggagaagagaccaacccccacctggccagaacttcccttcaagtAGAGAAGTGAACAGAATTAATAGGGAATAATAAGTCTTCTATTTATCTCTCCCAAAGGCAGGGTGCTGCATGACTAAACACTCTTAATTTTGCTTGttgagtcacagaatggtttgagttgggagGACACTAAAGAttatcccatcccaccccctgccatgggcagggacacctcccactatcccaggctgctccaagccctgtccaacctggcctgggacactcccagggatggggcagccacagcttctctgggcacctgtgccagggcctgcccaccctcagagggaggAGATTGTCAGGTTATAGATAAAACAGATAGAATAAATTATATATCCTATGATTACAtattatgtttttttctctagagAGTGGTTTGAAGGATTTCCAGAAGAGTTTTGGTCATATTTcttgagcagagctgtggtttCAGCCTTGCCTGTGGCAGTCCCTCTCTTGGTTGGCAAAAGGGAGTGCAAAtctgctctccctctgctcAGTCTCCCACATCTGTGTGGGATTTGTAGTCATGACCTTCTCCATGCTGATCCATTTCTCCAAAGTCACGTGGATTTTGAAACTTGCCTGACTTGGGTTATTTCCTTCAGGCTTTCTGGAGGTTGCAGATCCCGTGGGGGAAAGGAGAGCACCTCTCTCTGAAGAGCTACAGCCAAATAGTCAAACAGAGTTATCCTTGgaaatcttttttccccccgGGACAAAATTCCTTGCTCTTTGTCCAGGAAATTGTCTTGTAGACTGTGTGCACTGCTTTGATATGAAGGTTGTGTTTGTTGCAGTTAAAGATTGACACCTGTGGCTGCCACTGTCTGTATTTTGGTTTATAATAAcatttcttgccttttcttAGACAAGTCCTGTACTTTTCTCCAAATAATTCTCAAAATAACTGTTTTCTTACAGGATTAAGTGGACGTTTTGTCATCACAGCCCTTCCTACCATCTATCAGTAAGTATTCAATGCAACAGGATTTTTTCTGAGGAGATTAGacattttttcatcatttttggGACAGATAAATGTGATTTATTATGCTCTTTAAGAATGGGAGTTACTTTTTACTGACTCAATCACTGCCTGACTATCTGTGACCTTGTGGTACTGCCAggtggtttcttttcctttcccttcaggCCTTACTTATTCTGTCTTTCCATGGGTGTTTCTGTTTTGCAATCATTTCTCTGTAGGTTGATCTCTAATGAACTGTGTGGCAAGTGCTTTAGGGAGATCCTTATCTTTTTTTATGGAACCACAGCCTAAAGATATCCAAGATATTTGTGCAGTCTGGAAATAACTTGCAGTCAAGGggtttggaaaacattttagaGCCAGTATCATGTAAAAGattaaaactgaggaaaaaaaaataaaaatagacaaGGTGATAGGAGGGAATTTGTTGAGTGGAATCAAATGCTCCATTCTTGGACCATGGaaaaacaaggatttttttttttttttgttcttgtttgtttaCAGTTGTAAAGATGGAGAGTTCAGGAGATACCAGGGTGCAAGGACTAAAACTGACTTCATTAATTTCATCAATGACCAGGAATGGAAATCTATTCAACCAGTGTCCTCGTGGTTTGgtccttcctctctgctgtaagtttggggttggtttttgtGAGAATTTGTTGCCAGATGTGCAGGGGCAGATCCTGAGGTGGGTCACACCTTGTGCTGCAATGTCAGCctggtgggtgggtgggtgggtgtc contains the following coding sequences:
- the TMX1 gene encoding thioredoxin-related transmembrane protein 1 — encoded protein: MAPGRAWVPLRAPLWAPLWALLLLPLTAAALGKPSPVKVLSDEMWRDLLEGEWMVEFYAPWCPACQNLQPEWEKFAEWGEDLGVNVAKVDVTEQPGLSGRFVITALPTIYHCKDGEFRRYQGARTKTDFINFINDQEWKSIQPVSSWFGPSSLLMSSMSALFELSMWIRHGHAYLTENLGIPVYVSYAVYGLATLFSGLILGLMMVFLADCICPSKRHRPPQYPQSRKLSPEAGELLNKLDEEQEADEEDNSDDEMEGKEASNRDSTVRQRLPKTAATLHKS